A window from uncultured Desulfobacter sp. encodes these proteins:
- the leuD gene encoding 3-isopropylmalate dehydratase small subunit — protein MKDFQGKMLCLDRADINTDEIIPAKYLTEISKFALKPHLLEDLVLDGFNAATDLNDVRVIVTRSNFGCGSSREHAPWALEENGIYVVIAPSFARIFRQNMFNCGMMAIELPEDKIQALFELGAGKTAQLSVDVASQTLTATDAGKELKIEFPISQFDKTLVETGGWVEFADKNY, from the coding sequence ATGAAAGATTTTCAAGGAAAAATGCTCTGCCTGGACCGGGCAGATATCAATACTGACGAAATTATTCCGGCCAAATATTTGACCGAAATTTCAAAATTCGCCTTAAAACCCCATTTGCTCGAAGATCTGGTGCTGGATGGCTTTAATGCGGCAACGGATCTTAACGATGTCCGGGTGATTGTCACCCGGAGCAATTTTGGCTGCGGCTCTTCGAGGGAGCATGCTCCCTGGGCTTTGGAAGAAAACGGCATCTACGTGGTGATTGCCCCGAGTTTTGCCCGGATTTTCAGGCAGAATATGTTCAATTGCGGCATGATGGCCATTGAATTGCCCGAAGATAAGATCCAGGCGTTGTTCGAGCTGGGTGCAGGCAAAACGGCTCAACTTAGTGTAGATGTTGCGAGCCAGACCCTTACCGCAACCGATGCCGGCAAAGAGTTGAAAATTGAATTTCCCATTTCGCAATTTGACAAAACCCTGGTGGAGACCGGGGGGTGGGTAGAGTTCGCAGATAAAAACTATTAA
- a CDS encoding HAD-IIA family hydrolase, with the protein MRTDKRTYQKSFILDMDGVIYTGSKLISSAADFVHRLKKKDFKFLFLTNNSYHTPKQLKNRLSEMGINVTQDHFYTSAMATASFLSTQKPVDCSAYVIGGQGVIEEFGKHNIKITSENPDYVVLGETEEYDYKKIIEATHLIREGAKFIATNSDLTGPTLRGPVPACGALVAPIEKVTGIAPYFLGKPNPTMMYWARKKMGVHSANCFMIGDRMDTDIIGGLESGMTTCLVLTGVTSRKRISRFPYQPDYVFNNLGEIDPDAILSKRDRVETDL; encoded by the coding sequence ATGCGAACCGATAAAAGAACATATCAAAAATCGTTTATTCTTGACATGGATGGTGTCATCTATACAGGATCAAAACTTATTTCTAGTGCTGCGGATTTTGTGCATCGCCTCAAAAAAAAAGATTTCAAATTTCTTTTTTTGACCAATAATTCTTATCACACCCCCAAACAGCTCAAGAACCGCCTCTCTGAAATGGGAATCAATGTAACACAGGATCATTTTTATACGTCGGCCATGGCCACGGCAAGTTTTTTGTCTACCCAGAAGCCTGTGGACTGTTCGGCTTATGTGATTGGTGGACAGGGCGTTATAGAAGAATTTGGAAAACATAACATAAAAATTACGTCCGAAAATCCGGACTATGTGGTGCTTGGGGAAACCGAGGAGTATGATTACAAAAAAATTATTGAGGCGACCCATCTGATCCGGGAAGGTGCAAAATTTATTGCAACGAATTCGGATTTGACCGGACCAACCCTCCGGGGCCCGGTGCCTGCCTGCGGCGCTCTGGTGGCCCCCATCGAAAAGGTGACCGGCATCGCTCCCTATTTTCTTGGAAAACCCAATCCCACCATGATGTACTGGGCCCGGAAAAAAATGGGCGTCCATTCAGCCAATTGCTTTATGATCGGTGACAGAATGGATACCGATATTATCGGGGGCCTGGAATCGGGCATGACAACCTGTCTGGTTCTCACAGGCGTGACCTCCCGGAAGCGCATAAGCCGTTTCCCCTATCAGCCAGATTATGTGTTTAACAATTTGGGTGAAATTGATCCTGATGCGATATTATCTAAAAGGGACCGGGTGGAAACGGATTTGTGA
- the ppk1 gene encoding polyphosphate kinase 1, which translates to MSLNEHNDLIEHKPIRIEQQISTEFDLKSPEWFLNRELTWLEFNRRVLHEGQDPRTPLLERVFFLSVVGSNLDEFFMKRIGGLKQMVGAGVHKLSVDGRTPQEQIDDCHRVVQDILKQNQMLEVQLKTLLLEAGIVLIGYDRLTKEQMTFADKFFFDNVYPLLTPQGMDPAHPFPFISNLSLNLLVKVSYPDSKHAYLNRIKVPVDSGISPRFIKIGQEDLYVPLEDVIANNLDLLFPGMVIESCDFFRVTRNAITERDQEQANDLLSMIESALRDRKFAEIVRLEVNPNMSLPLRGMLAAELNIDDEKDVFEVEGIIAKRDLMQIAELDRQDLHFPLHQPVDHPELLGEDPNIFHIIREKGSILLQHPYESFDTSVERFIKEASQDSKVLAIKMTLYRTAKQSRVIQFLIDAAQNGKQVAVVVELKARFDESANIRWARSLEEVGIHVTYGVVDLKTHSKVIFVIRKDFDGLHRYAHIGTGNYHAGTARGYSDLGLFTCDSTIGSDLTELFNYLTTGYTVARKFKKLLPCPNILKKKLLEKICRESKLTGEGEAGLIQLKTNALEDKDITRALYKASQAGVHIDLIVRDSCRLRPGIPGLSENVRVISIVGRFLEHSRIFYFRNGGKEEYFISSADLMKRNLESRVEVCTPVESPRLQALLREMIDIQLNDRHNSWEMQSDGSYVKLQTEQGEEAHSSFDLLIKNAEKRLKTTHRMVVKTGKVKSRKK; encoded by the coding sequence ATGTCCCTCAATGAACACAATGATCTCATAGAACACAAGCCCATCCGGATCGAACAACAGATATCCACGGAATTTGACCTGAAATCCCCTGAATGGTTCCTGAACAGGGAGTTGACCTGGCTGGAATTCAACCGCCGGGTTCTCCATGAAGGTCAGGATCCTCGAACCCCTCTTCTGGAACGGGTCTTTTTTCTCTCGGTTGTTGGGTCCAATCTCGATGAATTTTTCATGAAGCGCATCGGTGGTCTCAAACAAATGGTCGGCGCCGGGGTCCACAAACTAAGCGTGGACGGCCGGACCCCTCAGGAGCAGATTGACGACTGCCATCGTGTTGTTCAGGACATTTTAAAACAGAACCAAATGTTGGAAGTACAATTAAAGACACTGCTCCTTGAAGCAGGAATTGTGCTGATAGGTTACGACCGGTTGACCAAAGAACAGATGACATTTGCCGACAAATTTTTTTTCGATAATGTATATCCCCTCCTGACACCCCAGGGCATGGATCCGGCACATCCGTTTCCTTTTATCTCCAACCTCTCCTTAAACCTTCTGGTTAAGGTAAGTTACCCCGATTCAAAGCACGCATATCTTAATAGAATCAAGGTTCCGGTGGACTCCGGAATCTCTCCGCGATTTATTAAGATCGGCCAGGAAGATCTATATGTCCCTTTAGAAGACGTTATCGCCAACAACCTTGATTTACTTTTCCCAGGTATGGTTATCGAGTCTTGCGATTTTTTCAGAGTGACCCGCAATGCCATTACCGAACGCGACCAGGAGCAGGCAAACGATCTACTGTCTATGATTGAATCCGCCCTCCGGGACAGAAAATTTGCTGAAATCGTCCGGCTTGAGGTGAATCCGAATATGAGTCTGCCCCTGCGGGGCATGCTTGCTGCCGAGCTCAATATCGATGACGAAAAGGATGTGTTTGAAGTTGAGGGGATCATTGCCAAAAGAGACCTGATGCAGATTGCCGAACTTGACCGGCAGGATTTGCACTTTCCCCTTCATCAACCCGTTGATCATCCGGAATTGCTTGGAGAGGATCCCAATATTTTTCATATCATCAGGGAAAAAGGCTCCATACTCCTGCAGCACCCTTATGAATCCTTTGATACGTCGGTGGAACGGTTTATAAAGGAAGCCAGTCAGGACTCCAAAGTTCTGGCCATTAAAATGACGCTTTATCGGACAGCCAAGCAATCCAGAGTCATCCAATTTCTGATTGATGCCGCCCAGAACGGTAAGCAGGTGGCAGTGGTTGTGGAATTAAAGGCGCGTTTTGACGAATCGGCCAACATCCGCTGGGCAAGATCCTTAGAAGAAGTGGGTATCCATGTGACCTACGGGGTTGTGGACTTGAAAACCCACTCCAAAGTGATCTTTGTGATTCGCAAGGATTTTGACGGATTGCACCGCTACGCCCATATAGGGACCGGCAACTATCATGCAGGCACGGCCCGGGGGTACAGCGATCTTGGGCTGTTTACCTGTGATTCAACCATCGGTTCGGACCTGACGGAATTGTTTAATTATCTGACCACCGGATACACGGTCGCGCGTAAATTCAAGAAGCTGTTACCCTGCCCCAATATTTTGAAAAAAAAGCTGTTAGAGAAAATCTGCCGGGAGAGCAAGTTAACGGGAGAAGGAGAGGCAGGACTCATCCAATTAAAGACAAATGCACTCGAAGATAAAGATATCACAAGAGCGTTATACAAAGCATCCCAGGCCGGTGTTCACATCGATCTCATTGTCCGTGATTCCTGTCGGCTAAGGCCAGGTATTCCGGGACTGTCTGAGAATGTTCGCGTTATTTCCATTGTCGGCCGGTTTCTGGAACATTCAAGGATTTTTTACTTTCGCAATGGAGGCAAGGAAGAATACTTCATATCTTCTGCCGACCTGATGAAACGAAACCTTGAGAGCCGGGTCGAGGTCTGTACGCCCGTTGAATCTCCACGCCTGCAGGCCTTGTTGCGGGAGATGATAGATATCCAGCTCAATGACAGACACAATTCATGGGAGATGCAAAGTGACGGCAGCTATGTCAAGCTGCAGACGGAACAGGGTGAAGAGGCACACAGTTCTTTTGACCTCCTGATTAAAAACGCGGAAAAGCGGCTGAAAACGACACACCGGATGGTGGTTAAAACAGGAAAGGTGAAGTCCAGGAAGAAATAA
- a CDS encoding arsenate reductase ArsC gives MQKKNVLFVCEMNTCRSQMAEGWAYTLHFDKINAFSAGISTGPLDPLAVKIMEEEGIDISGHETHAVKDFLQKDIDWVITVCDTAARKCPNFPPEVNVICQSFDNPPELARNLKNEADKLAVYRRVRDEIKTFVEGLPEKIAG, from the coding sequence ATGCAGAAAAAAAATGTACTTTTTGTTTGTGAAATGAATACATGTCGCAGCCAAATGGCTGAGGGGTGGGCGTATACCCTTCATTTTGATAAGATTAATGCTTTTTCGGCAGGCATTAGTACCGGACCGCTTGATCCGCTTGCCGTGAAAATTATGGAAGAGGAGGGAATTGACATCTCCGGCCATGAGACCCATGCGGTGAAAGACTTTCTTCAAAAGGATATTGACTGGGTTATAACGGTTTGCGATACTGCCGCCCGGAAATGCCCCAATTTCCCGCCGGAGGTCAATGTTATTTGCCAATCCTTTGATAATCCACCCGAATTAGCACGTAACTTAAAAAATGAAGCGGATAAACTTGCTGTTTATAGACGGGTCAGAGATGAAATTAAAACTTTTGTTGAAGGGTTGCCCGAAAAAATTGCCGGGTAA